The following nucleotide sequence is from Nitrospirae bacterium YQR-1.
GCGGCTACATATCCGATATTCGAATAACCCCGGGAGACATTGTCTATAACGGCCAGACGGTGGCCAGAGTGGATCAAATGGATTTATTAAGCCAGATTAAAAATGCAAGAATAGAACTGGATGTGTTAAACAAACAGTATGAGCAGGCAAAAACTTACGAAAATAAGGATATTCAGCTGTCGTTGGAATATAGTAAAACGCAAAAATCCGCCTATGAAAAAAAGATCGCCAATACTAAGAAACAAATTGACTGGTTTACTGAAAAAATAAAAGACCAGGAGGCCTTGCTAAAAGACGGACTTATTACCAAGCAGGACTTAATAACTACCAAACAATCATACGATACCGCCGTCTCAAACATCAAAGATTACCAAAGTCAGCTTGAGCAGCTTTCCGTGCAAAGTCTCCAACATGAAAATACCAATCGCCAAACTTTGGATAATTTACTACAACAGATAAAGAACAAGGAATCAAACATAAAGATACTTCAAAACAGATATGACCTCAACTCCTCAATTACATCTTATTATACCGGCAGAGTGCTCAGCATATCGGCCACGCAAGGCAGCTTTATACAGGCAAACACCCCGGTGGCCGCCCTGGAGCTTATAGGATCAAATATCTGTAACCTAAGAGCAACCGTATATGTAACATCAGCCGATGCGAAACTTATCCGTAAAGGAATGAAAGTACAATTATCACCCGATACTGCACAAAAGGATATGTACGGTTATATGTTGGCGGTGGTGGCGGAAGTGTCGGAATATCCGGCAACTGCCGAGGATATGATGAATAAGTTACATAATAAAACTTTGGTGGAAATGATTACAAAAAACGGTTTGCCATTAACTGTTGTAGTAGATTTTATTCCCGCAGTTAACACGGTCTCAGGGTATAAATGGTCATCACCCAGAGGCGATAAATTAAAAATTTCATCAGGCACTCTGTGTAGCGCAACATTTATAGTAGATGAACAGAAACCGGTAAGCTATGTGATTCCTCTTTTTAAGAAGTATGTGTTGGGTGATTAGTTGGGTGATTAGAAGTTGAACACCAACACTGTAAAAAAAACAAGAGCAGTAACGCCTACGGTTTTACAAATGGAGGCGGTAGAGTGTGGAGCTGCGGCCCTTGCCATGGTATTGGGTTACTATGGGCTTTTCGTGCCGTTGGAAAAGCTTAGGATTGACTGCGGAGTGTCGCGCGATGGGAGTAAGGCCAGTAATATACTAATTGCAGCACGTAAGCACGGCCTTATTGCAAAAGGTTATAAAATGGAGCTTGAGGATGTATATAAAGCCAACCTTCCGGCTATAGTATTTTGGAACTTCAATCATTTTGTTGTTTTAGAGGGATTTAAAAAAGATACCGTTTTCATTAACGACCCGGGCTCAGGTCCCAGGCGCCTTACCACAGAGGAGTTTGACGGCTCTTTTACCGGAGTTATCCTTATTTTTGAAAAAGGACCTGATTTTAAAAAGGGCGGCGAGAAATCCAATCTGTTACGCACTCTGGCAGGAAGATTAAAAGGCTCGGAAACCGCCCTTGCCTATGTTGTTATCACCAGCCTCTTTCTTATTGTGCCGGGGATTATAATTCCAGTTTTTTCCAGAATATTTATTGACGATATTTTGCTGAGAGGGATAAAAACATGGATATATCCGTTGCTTTGGAGTATGGGAGCCGTCGCCTTGATAAACTTTTTGTTGACGTGGCTGCAACAGTATTATTTGGTTAAATTAGAGACTAAGTTTGCCGTCACCTCATCGAGTAAATTCCTCTGGCATGTGCTTAGGCTTCCCATTGAGTTTTTCACTCAGCGGTATGCAGGCGACATCTCAAGCAGGGTTTCAATTAATGACAGGATATCTACATTACTTTCCGGCACATTAGCTACCAATATTATCAACTTGTTAATGATATTGTTTTATGCAATTGTTATGTTTTTTTACGACATTGTTTTAACTGTAATTGCAATTTTGACAGCACTTATAAACTTTCTCTTTTTAAAATATATCTCAAGGGCAAGAACGGACTTAAATAAAAAACTTCAACAGGAAAAGGGTAAACTCTTAGGCAGCGCAATGGATGGTCTTCAAACAATTGAGACACTTAAGGCAACCGGTGCGGAATCGGATTTTTTCTCCAAATGGGCGGGTTATCAGGCAAAGGCTGTAACATCGCAGCAGGAGCTTGGGGTAAGTAGTCAGAGACTAAACGTAGTGCCTGTTTTGCTGACATCGTTAAGTAATGCAATAATTCTGACAGTTGGCGGCCTGAGGGTAATCGAGGGCAGCCTTTCCGCCGGAATGCTTGTAGCTTTTCAAGGCCTTATGATGAGCTTTATCACCCCGATAAATCAAATAGTATCGCTGGGAAGCACTATACAAGAGACAGAGGCCGATATAAACAGACTTGATGACGTCTTAAAATATGAAATAGACCCCGCATACAATATAGAACAAGATAATCCGAAAATTGATAAAACTAAACTACTGGGATATGTTGAGCTTAAAAATATCCAGTTTGGTTATAGCAGATTGGAGCCCCCGCTGATAGAGAATTTAAATATAAAACTAAAACCCGGCAACAGGGTAGCTTTGGTGGGAGGCTCCGGAAGCGGTAAGTCCACAATCGGTAAACTGATAGCCGGAGTATATGAACCGTGGAGCGGGGAGATACTCTTTGACAACAAGCCGGCTAAAGAGATAAGCCGTATAACTATGACAAATTCTCTCACTGTGGTAAACCAGGAGATATTTTTGTTTAACGATACGGTAATCAACAATATTACCTTATGGGACAGCACTATTGAAAAAAGTGACGTTGTAAAGGCAGCAAAAGACGCCTGTATTCATGACGAAATAGCTTTAAGAGCAGGCAACTATGACAGCATGGTAGAGGAGGGAGGGGTAAATTTCAGCGGCGGGCAAAGACAACGCATGGAGATTGCAAGAGCCCTTGTACTAAATCCCACAATTGTTATCTTAGATGAGGCAACCAGTGCGCTTGACCCAAGGACTGAAATGTTAGTGGATGAAAACCTCAGAAGACGAGGATGCACTTGTATTATTGTTGCACACAGGCTGAGCACAATAAGAGACTGCGATGAGATTCTTGTACTTGACAGAGGAAAGATAGTGCAAAGAGGTACGCACAATGATTTGATAAAAATTGAAGGTTTATATGCTGAGCTCATTAAACATGCCTGAGATAATTAGTGAAATAACAAAATATGGCCGGATAATTGAGATGGGCGGAAATAGACATATAACTCTGTCGGATTGCCGCAGCATGTGGTTTGTTATGGCCGGTGGTATAGACATTTTTTCGTTTTTGATTGACAATGAAGGCAATATACATGGAAAACAATATCTGTTTACTTTGGATGCCGGAGCGCTGATTGCCGGTTATGACGGCACAAGTGCCGGAGGTGATATCGGCCTTATGGCTTACGGAAAAGCGGGAAGCGCTTTAGTGGAAGTTAAAAGAGAGAAAGTGATAAGTTATTTATCGGACGACACTTACAGAGCGCAATTGCTCTCCGCTATAGACGGTTGGTTACGTCAACTCCTTCATCATTGCCACAAAGAGCTTCTCCCGCTGATGGTAAACATTATTGAGCCCGGTAAGGAATATAGCTTCTCTCAATCAGGCTGTTTCAGGACAGATAAGGAAATTGTTTGGATCAAAAGTTTTGAGGGCAATCTTAGTTTTGCCGGAATAAAAGATAAACTTCATATCCCGGACGGGGTGATGTTCCCTGTTTCCGAGAAAAGCTTCATTGCTTTCGAGGATACATGCCTTCTCAGTACTTTCGATACAAAAGC
It contains:
- a CDS encoding NHLP bacteriocin system secretion protein — translated: MGSSEIFRKASIERLSSPEELDKLMTTTSPIGWVAVLALGLIIITTVLWGFLGTIPTVLNGTGLIMKTGGVVDIVSQSSGYISDIRITPGDIVYNGQTVARVDQMDLLSQIKNARIELDVLNKQYEQAKTYENKDIQLSLEYSKTQKSAYEKKIANTKKQIDWFTEKIKDQEALLKDGLITKQDLITTKQSYDTAVSNIKDYQSQLEQLSVQSLQHENTNRQTLDNLLQQIKNKESNIKILQNRYDLNSSITSYYTGRVLSISATQGSFIQANTPVAALELIGSNICNLRATVYVTSADAKLIRKGMKVQLSPDTAQKDMYGYMLAVVAEVSEYPATAEDMMNKLHNKTLVEMITKNGLPLTVVVDFIPAVNTVSGYKWSSPRGDKLKISSGTLCSATFIVDEQKPVSYVIPLFKKYVLGD
- a CDS encoding NHLP family bacteriocin export ABC transporter peptidase/permease/ATPase subunit; translation: MEAVECGAAALAMVLGYYGLFVPLEKLRIDCGVSRDGSKASNILIAARKHGLIAKGYKMELEDVYKANLPAIVFWNFNHFVVLEGFKKDTVFINDPGSGPRRLTTEEFDGSFTGVILIFEKGPDFKKGGEKSNLLRTLAGRLKGSETALAYVVITSLFLIVPGIIIPVFSRIFIDDILLRGIKTWIYPLLWSMGAVALINFLLTWLQQYYLVKLETKFAVTSSSKFLWHVLRLPIEFFTQRYAGDISSRVSINDRISTLLSGTLATNIINLLMILFYAIVMFFYDIVLTVIAILTALINFLFLKYISRARTDLNKKLQQEKGKLLGSAMDGLQTIETLKATGAESDFFSKWAGYQAKAVTSQQELGVSSQRLNVVPVLLTSLSNAIILTVGGLRVIEGSLSAGMLVAFQGLMMSFITPINQIVSLGSTIQETEADINRLDDVLKYEIDPAYNIEQDNPKIDKTKLLGYVELKNIQFGYSRLEPPLIENLNIKLKPGNRVALVGGSGSGKSTIGKLIAGVYEPWSGEILFDNKPAKEISRITMTNSLTVVNQEIFLFNDTVINNITLWDSTIEKSDVVKAAKDACIHDEIALRAGNYDSMVEEGGVNFSGGQRQRMEIARALVLNPTIVILDEATSALDPRTEMLVDENLRRRGCTCIIVAHRLSTIRDCDEILVLDRGKIVQRGTHNDLIKIEGLYAELIKHA